GAGGCTCCACCTTCACCAAGTCCTACACTGGAGGCTCCACCTTCACCAAGTTTTACACTGGAGGCTCCACCTTTACCAAGTCCTACACTGGAGGCTCCACCTTCACCAAGTCTCACACTGGAGGCTCCACCTTCACCAAGTCCTACACTGGAGGCTCCACCTTCACCAAGTTTTACACTGGAGGCTCCACCTTTACCAAGTCCTACACTGGAGGCTCCACCTTCACCAAGTCTCACACTGGAGGATCCACCTTCACCAAGTCCTACACTGGAGGCTCCACCTTCACCTAGTCTCACACTGGAGGATCGACCTCCACTTATAAAAGTCTCACACTTGAGGCTCCACCTCCACTTATAAAAGTCTCACACTTGAGGCTCCACCTCCACTTATAAAAGTCTCACACTTGAGGCTCCACCTCCACTTATAAAAGTCTCACACTGGAGGCTCCACCTCCACTTATAAAAGTCTCACACTGGAGGCTAGTGTGAGACTAATAGTTATAGAGCGCCAAACTTTGTTGACAGCGGGTGAAGCCTCCACTGGGAGTCACGCATCAACACCAAGTTTTGACACACACGTCTCTTCTCTCTCACTCATCACAAGGATATTCTCACCGTTAAACTCAACTTATTATATATTatagtctgtctctctgtctttgtctctgtctgtctgtttccgcCTCTTTCcgtgtttgtctgtctctctttatccctgtttctttatttctctgtctgtctctctctctctctgtctctctatctgttaGTCTGTCTCTCTTTTATAAATAATGTAGTTGTGtaatgtgtgggtggtgggcagaGAGAGGAGCTCAGTGgtgtgaaataattataaaaaacTTAGTTGCCCCCTCACTCTAGTGAAGGACAACTGCTTGAGATACCTTTAAAGCTGTTCAAGATTCGTCTGTTGTATGCAAGTACGGGCAAATTATCGAAAGCAGGAAATGTCTGTTAATTTTACAAAGATCCGTAAATAATGGCGTATATTACTAGAAGAAAAAATTACTTTTAAAAAggttgttttgaaaatatttagctgtgtagcTAACGGGCAGTACCAAAAACTgtcgtgggggtctgaatgtggtTTCTGGCACGCTATTCCCTGTTGAATTATGGCGACccagaccagcctatgttcatcccataccccagactgTTACATCTGCCATTTTGGGTGACgctagcctcaagcatctggcctccatatTTGAACAGACAGACGGATAAACATTCTCTTACCTATAAGAATGTTTGTTGTTGAAGACCGGATgcttgggcttatatatatatatatatatatatatatatatatatatatatatatatgtgtgtgtgtgtgtgtgtgtgtgtgtgtgtgtgtgtgtgtgtgtgtgtgtgtgtgtatgtgtgtgtgtgtgtgtgtgtgtgtgtgtgtgtgtgtgtgtgtgtgtgtgtgtgtgtgtgtgtgtgtgtgtgtgtgtgtgtgtatatattggtgtatactggcagcaggttttcttttatgcatgtctcattgaatataacagcatattccgtatttactattatctgatttagggcttctatccctcttactaatgCTTTTGCatgggcctattgacccatacttcctcttgatgctactATATTGGTTCggtgtcttgaagtgggtagaatatagttgtgcattctaactgaactgaaaactcacaccccagaagtgactcgaacccatgctcttGCATGAGGGTTCAACTGGAAGAGCAGTTCAGCAAAAGTCATGTGTTtttaggtgaagaaaagaattgaataactgaagaaaatagaaaaataaattatactcacgaaatgaacggtatgataaacaacacagctcaattccaacacaatgtcacacaaaataattaaataaaaataaaaaaaatcgataTCTATGAAAATTGAATTTATCTGCGCTGTTTTCAAGAAaaccatagttttacctgtcacaggtgtggcatctatacttatacttacggaatgaacggtatggtaaacaacacagctcaattccaacacaatgtcacacaaaataattaaataaaaaattaaataaatcgaaatctatgaaaataaaatttatcaatgcaatcagaaacattgaaatggaattcgtgacatatttagtatagcgagcatgttgctattatgtgcaacagatggcgctgtttttcaaaaacgcatgtttttacctgtcacaggggtggcatctatacagtaagtatataaaatgacgcacctatttgaatgcaacgttgtgtcaaaatttcaaagcaatcggtgaagaactttcggagattacagcgtgtgttgctcctatgtccaacagatgactgtttaaaaaaaaaaaacatttttttcttgtcacaggtgaagcatgtatatagtagatatataaaaagatgcgactattcaaatgcaacgttgtgtcaaaatttcaaagcaatcggtaaagaggtttcgaagatttccgtcACATGAAACACATGAAAATCACAGTTTTTCAgtaaaagcatttttttttttaccgtcacagatgtgacatctatatagtatgtatataaaaatctggccggatgcgaatggaacattgtgtgaaaatttcaaaacaatcggtgaagaactttcggagattagcaattatgcacaaatgaacatttccatttccatttctatttatatagatatgttgaatatgaccgaaaggggtaagattaattattctaacacgaatcttctcaatatttccaaggtttttcttcactgtcgagggtaatttaaaaatgaactctccaaagttcattttcacattttcATTTATAGTCTGACGACAAGAAGCATTTCGCAagagacttctcacattttcaaagacaaatttttaTATACTCCATTTcatgtttatttttgtttttgggtgaggtgatatgacataaatgcttttgggtgaggtgatagaacacgaaccaatgggtaatCAATGGGTAAAGATAATTTTACATAGTCAGAACACGAATTATTGTGTattttctcttcttgcttctgtgttcattcggggtcttgaagtgggtagaatgtaattatgtgttaattggctgttgattgctggtgttgaattttttaatgtgtagtgcctcgctgacgtcaagccgcctgctgtcgctttatctatcgataatttctgtgttgtttgttaagatttctctggtgaatgtctggttgtgtgagattatatgttccttgatggatccCTGTTGTTTGTGAATTGTTAATCacatagaaagagacgttgttgtcttgcctatatactgagttctttggggctgagagtccccaagtggacatgtaaaggcatagacgacgttggcttCTTTCACGGCGTCTGTTAGGTGTcttgagagttcttcatgagggtTCACGAAGAACTCTGAAGAGGTCCCCCCTACAGAACTAGATAAGACTAACCCCAAGCGTGTGGCCTCCAACTTCGAACAAACAGAGACTGACAGGCGTTCTCACCTAAGGTATTGATTTTCTATGGTGGTACCCGTTGTTCCTCGGGTCTGTTTctctcatctatccatccatccacctatctatccatctatctactgtCCTAAacgcccttagatttcaccaactGTGGATCCCctggcagggactcctgtgtccctgccagggtgccaggaaccagatgttgagtttgcttgtcaacctgcttgtgacctctttagctgCCATGCAAAAAAGGAAAAGGGCAAGTGGGTCTGTTTTCTGGTAGGTGATTAATATggtctcgtgctgcatgagctgatgCTGCACTAGCATTAGGACCATGCACTTCTCTGATGGTGTCGAAGCATCGTTCCAGCTTCCGTACATatgtttctgacagctgccctggcAACGAGGCGCCGAAGTGTTACCCACCGCAATAGGTCTGACTCCACCAGCCTTCTTCTTAGGGGCCCAAAGTGATGAACCAAAGAAGGATTCAATTACGTCCGGGATCAAAACacagaggcagttgttgacaaacttcgtgaaatctgacagtagtgtctcggcaacgTCACCGAGAACTGTCATTTGAGAACTGGCACCTCAAGGAGGTttgtcatctccttgaggtgctgaggtcttcctCCAGTGTACCCCCCtgctgagcctggcggaaatgacattatggctttgtatacctctgactcttggaggaatagaggtcccatgtctgggacatttgtgtcccgagcagtGGGTTCCTATGGTACcctgggagggtgcttctctctcagtgagtcggcGGTAGCAGTATTTCTAGgtgcgattgtgtcttcgctggtaagtaacctaattgtccctactgtgttgcccgtttaaatttttttggtcacttgtgttcctaatttaaaattgtcattggaactttTGGGTCttccacgacggtttttgcgttgaggagggatggggatcaagttgtcagctctggggaaattatttattgccctagtgactgatgaggctagtgacttgcctcctcttgcaggtacgcctaagcaaatattgccaaacaggagcaaattatgccatgctttaatggtggctgcagcattaagatttgcAGACCGTTTATTCACTCTCCTAAGGAGATCTggatatttccctgctgcaaatgggcgcgcagcttttggaatgtggggaagagttctggtggtggatgctgtgagtgcccccaggaggtcatctgatgacatgaagtaTGCTGcgatgtgtgggggtgccggggggaccaGTGGGCCTTCTGTCTCTCTCTACAGTTACCGTCCAACAACCCTCACAGCCGTTGTGTTTGCGTTGGGTTCCACCGCCTCTAAGGCGGAAACCTTCGCCACACGCCCGACACGTTCCTCTAGCTGCATTGTTCCCAGGACCGTGCTCATGGCTGCCAGGTCCCTGGCTGGTTGCCGCGGCCTGCGCCATCCTCGCCGCCCACCTGTATTATTCATCCACTTCATAAATGAGTTTTTTTGTCAAGGCGCCCAGGCCAGGCGCAGTGAATGGGGTTGATGTGTTGATGTGGGGAGGAGTAGGGCGTGGGAGGCCGGGCGTGGGAGGCCGGGCGTGGAAGGCCGGGCGTGGGAGGCGGGGCGTGGGAGGCCGGGCGTGGGAGGCCGGGCGTAGGAGGCCGGGCGTGGGAGGCCGGGCGTGGGAGGCCAGGCGTGGGAGGTCAGGCGTGGGAGGCCAGGCGTGGGAGGTCAGGCGTGGGAGGCCGGGCATGGGGGGCCGGGCGTGGGAGGCCGGGCGTGGGAGAGGCGGCGGTCACACATATTTCTGATACTCGAGAAATCACAGGTGAACTTTTCCTTGGACACTGCAGCCTCACCATGTGTCCAGCCTCACCATGTGTCCAGCCTCACCCTGGTCAGTGtgtaccccctccctcaccctggccagtgtgtaccccccatccctcaccctggccagtgtgtacccccctccctcaccctggtcaGTGtgtgcccccctccctcaccctggtcaGTGtgtaccccctccctcaccctggtcaGTGtgtacccccctccctcaccctggccagtgtgtacccccctccctcaccctggccagtgtgtacccccctccctcaccctggtcaGTGtgtacccccctccctcaccctggtcaGTGtgtaccccctccctcaccctggtcaGTGtgtaccccctccctcaccctggccagtgtgtacccccctccctcaccctggccagtgtgtacccccctccctcaccctggtcaGTGtgtatccccctccctcaccctggtcaGTGtgtaccccctccctcaccctggccagtgtgtacccccctccctcaccctggccagtgtgtacccccctccctcaccctggtcaGTGtgtacccccctccctcaccctggccagtgtgtacccccctccctcaccctggccagtgtgtacccccctccctcaccctggccagtgtgtacccccctccctcaccctggtcaGTGTgtaccccctcccagggaggatgACCCATGTAGGATTATCATCAACGAGATGACAACGAAAAAGTCCAACACGACACCACAAAAAATAAGGCACAGCTGATAtcttgaggaaatttataaagaagtccGGAATGAATTAGATCAAATTTACACTGATGGTTCATCTATTCCTGTcactggcagggctggtgcagcatacaccatAATTAGGATTAATGCTTTTTAACgtagaaatgaagaaaaaacacgtattgagaactatgcctcttcaacacaagcggagctaactgccattgttatggcgttatgattccttgaacggaacactaatggtgcagtgatctgcactgattcaaaagcagcgctacaaagccttagtgaaaaatcgggcagaaaatcttgcaatagttgtTGAGATGAAGAGAGCcgtgagagtactaaccaaccAAGAGTCGAGATGAAGAGAGCcgtgagagtactaaccaaccAAGAGTCGAGATGAAGAGAGCCGTAAGAGTACTAACCAAccaagagtcgtcaagtttctgtggatctccTCATATGTTGGAAtaagtgggaatgaacgagcagatgtgctggctgctgaaggcgttgaaagagaccatattgaatacttcataccgaaaactcttctacaaattagaggtattgtcaggcaacttcatcgtgacaaggtaactgaggaaaggagaatAGAAGAACATATCAGTGACTCTGTATGCTTGTACATTGTgactgcagctggcaatcccagtcattatggaCGTGGAGGTGGTGGCCGCGGGGAGAgaaatcagtaatagcaagaattcgtCTTGTTTACGAATATCCATGAAGACTTgagatggaaacaacagttgagcagcggagttgcggaATCTGTGGTAAGAGTGACGAACACCGCCTTGACCTGTGGGAATGTGAACACCTAAGAGACATAAGAATGTGAACATAAAGAGACATCTAAGAGGCATTATACATTACATTATgtatagaataataaaccccacattgtttgagttaggaaaatactctttgtcaaatatagatattgttgaacaaatccacaagggccgtgatgagggttcgaacctacatccgggaTGACCCCAAACGCGCCTTGGTTGACTGAGCCATGACATGGTTAAAAgacttgcaacctggagtgctactgccctcacgaggATCAACGtacgttcgaaccctcatcacagtctttgtggatttattcatttgatatatcacgctattgtgatttctgtgtgtattgtgttCTGGCCTCAGGGGGTTGGGGCTTATGAAACATAAACCCCCAAAGAGAGAGTTCTGGTTGCTGCACCAAACGGTTACTTGTGTACAGGTGGACAATGTCCCCCAACTACTCTCTGCCAGAACAGACAACCGACCTCGGCAACCACACTCCTGCTACCGTCGGTCGTCCAgtaatggacactggagtgcttgcaatttACTCAGGAAATCACCCTGTATGTCTCATGATCtcggagaggggttcagcgtcacgttgcaacccgttctcgcaaatttaataagtcaatattgacttattaaatatgtgcataggtgacatacttaacataatagatacccttaaaaagattcatagaaaacaccgaccttacctaaccttgttagtatcttaagataagcatcttattgcttcgtaattacaattattacctaacctataataggtataggttaagtaataattgtaattacgaagcaataagatgcttatcttaagatactaacaaggttaggtaaggtcggtgttttctatgaatctttttaagggtatctattatgtttagtatatcacctatgcacgtagttaataagtcaatattgactttacgaatttgcgagaacgggttgcacacgtttaggggtgcggctccaacactggcctcattgtcttgtgtacacacacccttcttgagccgccgtgactccccactctctccttatttgaaatgatctcctaaatc
This genomic window from Procambarus clarkii isolate CNS0578487 chromosome 1, FALCON_Pclarkii_2.0, whole genome shotgun sequence contains:
- the LOC138363265 gene encoding uncharacterized protein: MAQAAATSQGPGSHEHGPGNNAARGTCRACGEGFRLRGGGTQRKHNGCEGCWTWRWSLKCETFISGGRSSSVRLGEGGASSVGLGEGGSSSVRLGEGGASSVGLGKGGASSVKLGEGGASSVGLGEGGASSVRLGEGGASSVGLGKGGASSVKLGEGGASSVGLGEGGASSVKLGEGGASSERLGEGGASSVRLL